In Bacteroidota bacterium, a single window of DNA contains:
- a CDS encoding thioredoxin fold domain-containing protein gives MKYLVVALILSAALMNGVLSAQSRQSAMHWNSFDAGMEEAKASHKKVLVDIYTDWCGWCKKMDSDVYTDPGVKDYLFKNYVIIKMNAEGSGKVHYKGQEYSPAQLAAAFGVNGYPSTLFMRDNAEPITLLPGYAEAPMFLLVLSFIAEDQYQKKQFSDYLKEKGVKE, from the coding sequence ATGAAATATCTCGTAGTTGCTCTTATCCTTTCGGCCGCGCTGATGAACGGGGTTCTTTCCGCGCAATCAAGACAATCCGCCATGCATTGGAATTCTTTTGATGCCGGGATGGAGGAAGCCAAGGCGAGTCACAAAAAGGTTTTGGTGGACATTTACACCGACTGGTGCGGCTGGTGCAAGAAAATGGACAGCGATGTCTACACCGACCCAGGGGTGAAGGACTATCTGTTCAAGAATTATGTCATCATCAAGATGAATGCTGAAGGGAGCGGGAAAGTACATTACAAAGGGCAGGAATATTCCCCCGCGCAGCTTGCCGCGGCATTCGGCGTGAACGGCTACCCATCAACCTTATTCATGAGGGATAACGCCGAACCTATCACATTGCTTCCAGGATACGCTGAAGCCCCGATGTTTCTCCTCGTGCTTTCTTTTATCGCCGAGGACCAGTATCAGAAAAAACAGTTCAGCGATTACCTCAAAGAAAAAGGGGTCAAAGAGTGA